Proteins encoded by one window of Sphingosinicella sp. BN140058:
- the kdpC gene encoding potassium-transporting ATPase subunit KdpC produces the protein MGQDFTSSLRPALTMTFLFALLLGILYPLAMTGVGQTIFPAQANGSLVRGTGGRIVGSALIGQSFAAPGYFHGRPSAAGAGYDGLASSGSNLGPASQALADRVRADLGSAGAPVPADLVTASGSGLDPHLSPEAALAQAGRVAAARGLPEGQLRELVARRTERPLFGLLGEPRVNVLALNQALDDLHP, from the coding sequence ATGGGTCAAGATTTCACCTCGTCGCTGCGTCCGGCGCTCACCATGACGTTCCTGTTCGCGCTGCTGCTCGGAATCCTCTATCCGCTCGCCATGACCGGTGTCGGACAGACGATCTTCCCTGCGCAGGCCAATGGCAGCCTCGTGCGCGGTACCGGCGGCCGGATCGTCGGCTCGGCGCTGATCGGCCAGAGTTTCGCCGCGCCCGGTTACTTTCATGGTCGGCCGTCGGCGGCGGGTGCGGGCTATGACGGCCTCGCCTCATCCGGCTCCAATCTCGGCCCCGCGTCGCAGGCGCTTGCCGACCGTGTCCGCGCCGACCTCGGATCGGCGGGTGCGCCGGTGCCTGCCGATCTCGTCACCGCGAGCGGCTCCGGTCTCGATCCGCACCTGTCGCCCGAGGCGGCGCTCGCGCAGGCGGGACGGGTCGCTGCCGCCCGCGGCCTGCCGGAAGGGCAGCTGCGCGAACTGGTCGCGCGCCGGACGGAGCGGCCGCTGTTCGGCCTGCTCGGCGAGCCGCGGGTCAACGTGCTCGCGCTCAACCAGGCCTTGGACGACCTGCACCCTTGA